Proteins from one Capricornis sumatraensis isolate serow.1 chromosome 2, serow.2, whole genome shotgun sequence genomic window:
- the PCLAF gene encoding PCNA-associated factor isoform X2, whose protein sequence is MVRTKADSVPGRYRKVVASRAPRKVLGSSTSANSTPLSSRKEHALCHLITQMMKKNRTFLFTLD, encoded by the exons ATGGTGCGGACTAAAGCAGACAGTGTGCCTGGCAGGTACAGAAAAG TGGTGGCTTCTAGAGCCCCCAGGAAGGTGCTTGGTTCCTCGACTTCCGCTAATTCCACGCCGCTTTCCTCAAGAAAAG AGCATGCCCTTTGCCACCTGATCACACAGatgatgaaaaagaatagaaCTTTCTTATTCACCCTTGACTGA
- the PCLAF gene encoding PCNA-associated factor isoform X1, whose product MVRTKADSVPGRYRKVVASRAPRKVLGSSTSANSTPLSSRKVENKYAGGNPVCVRPTPKWQKGIGEFFRLSPKDSEKENRIPEEAGSSGLGKAKRKACPLPPDHTDDEKE is encoded by the exons ATGGTGCGGACTAAAGCAGACAGTGTGCCTGGCAGGTACAGAAAAG TGGTGGCTTCTAGAGCCCCCAGGAAGGTGCTTGGTTCCTCGACTTCCGCTAATTCCACGCCGCTTTCCTCAAGAAAAG ttgaaAATAAGTATGCAGGAGGGAATCCAGTTTGTGTGCGCCCAACTCCCAAGTGGCAAAAAGGAATTGGAGAATTCTTCAGGCTGTCCCCTAAAGATTCAGAAAAAGAGAATAGAATTCCTGAGGAGGCAGGAAGCAGTGGCTtgggaaaagcaaagagaaa AGCATGCCCTTTGCCACCTGATCACACAGatgatgaaaaagaatag